A single window of Microbacterium croceum DNA harbors:
- a CDS encoding DUF3060 domain-containing protein, with protein MRAARRHIAAMTPLAVAVMLLTGCTVSIVDPAAGNDRSPRAQDGDPAPQSDATPRPSAREQQGDDDAASSGLSAPNAAERERLTAAATITMTCPDGPLDQDGSIIRVEGACADLVIDIDAGAVIADDVDRLQLRGSGTVVFAGTIGTVTISGSANQIIWSGATPVLKDSGSANSLGRG; from the coding sequence ATGCGCGCTGCACGCCGGCACATCGCCGCGATGACTCCCCTCGCGGTCGCGGTGATGCTGCTCACCGGATGCACGGTGAGCATCGTCGATCCTGCCGCGGGGAATGACCGTTCGCCACGGGCTCAGGATGGCGATCCCGCTCCGCAGAGCGACGCCACACCCCGCCCGTCCGCGCGTGAGCAGCAGGGGGACGACGACGCGGCGTCATCGGGACTCTCTGCACCGAACGCGGCCGAGCGAGAGCGGCTCACCGCCGCCGCCACGATCACGATGACCTGCCCCGACGGACCGCTCGATCAGGATGGTTCGATCATCCGTGTCGAGGGCGCGTGCGCGGACCTCGTGATCGACATCGATGCCGGCGCCGTGATCGCCGACGACGTCGACCGGCTGCAGCTGCGCGGCTCGGGCACGGTCGTCTTCGCCGGGACCATCGGCACGGTGACCATCTCCGGGAGCGCGAATCAGATCATCTGGTCGGGAGCGACGCCGGTGCTGAAGGACAGCGGAAGCGCGAACTCCCTCGGGCGCGGCTGA
- a CDS encoding OmpA family protein yields the protein MTTAARTDSSAARRRRQGVAIGILSALVVTGCAATPTAAPKPSTAPTLPAAPASTVETVPGYDVGQFPPVPLFVLPDLSLLDSSASAFAIEVNDALDDIPGVTATPAHCDANGTVISGNGTALLYGDGSGAFTGPDGTVQNFGDGSGISTINGVTIQNFGDGSGNYTDGEVTIQNFGDGSGNYTDGTKTVQIFGDGSGNYTDGEVTIQNFGDGSGNYDAGAVTIQNFGDGSGTYTSGDITIQNFGDGTAQVNGERVAAEPLPVVPTLGVFPPLGALAPLESCGTTLTFEDGVLFDFDKSDIRDDAATTLDAVADVLTELDVAQASVSGHTDAIGSDAENQALSERRADAVVDGLMDRGVRTALTAEGFGESRPVAANEIDGVDNPAGRQLNRRVEIFIPATL from the coding sequence ATGACCACCGCCGCACGTACCGACTCGTCTGCCGCTCGCCGTCGCCGCCAGGGCGTCGCGATCGGGATCCTGTCCGCCCTCGTCGTCACCGGTTGCGCCGCGACGCCGACCGCCGCGCCGAAGCCGAGCACCGCTCCGACGCTCCCCGCTGCGCCCGCGTCCACGGTCGAAACGGTGCCCGGTTACGACGTCGGACAGTTCCCTCCGGTTCCGCTGTTCGTGCTGCCCGACCTGTCGCTGCTCGACTCCTCGGCCTCCGCGTTCGCGATCGAGGTCAACGACGCGCTCGACGACATCCCCGGCGTCACGGCGACCCCGGCGCACTGCGATGCGAACGGCACCGTGATCTCCGGCAACGGCACCGCGCTGCTGTACGGCGACGGCTCCGGAGCCTTCACCGGGCCAGACGGGACCGTGCAGAACTTCGGCGACGGGTCGGGTATCTCCACGATCAACGGCGTCACGATCCAGAACTTCGGCGACGGATCGGGCAACTACACCGACGGCGAGGTCACGATCCAGAACTTCGGGGACGGGTCGGGTAACTACACCGACGGCACCAAGACCGTGCAGATCTTCGGCGACGGATCGGGAAACTACACCGACGGCGAGGTCACGATCCAGAACTTCGGCGACGGATCGGGCAACTACGACGCGGGAGCGGTGACCATCCAGAACTTCGGAGACGGCTCGGGCACCTACACCAGCGGCGACATCACCATCCAGAACTTCGGCGACGGCACCGCACAGGTGAACGGCGAACGGGTGGCGGCCGAGCCGCTGCCGGTCGTGCCCACGCTCGGGGTGTTCCCGCCGCTCGGCGCCCTCGCCCCACTCGAGTCCTGCGGCACCACCCTCACATTCGAGGACGGCGTGCTGTTCGACTTCGACAAGAGCGACATCCGCGACGACGCCGCCACGACGTTGGATGCCGTCGCCGACGTGCTCACGGAGCTCGATGTCGCCCAGGCATCGGTCTCCGGTCACACGGACGCCATCGGATCAGACGCCGAGAACCAGGCGCTGTCGGAGCGCCGTGCGGATGCCGTGGTCGACGGCCTCATGGACCGCGGAGTACGCACCGCCCTGACCGCCGAGGGCTTCGGCGAGTCCCGCCCCGTGGCCGCCAACGAGATCGACGGCGTCGACAACCCCGCAGGGCGTCAGCTCAACCGTCGTGTCGAGATCTTCATCCCGGCGACGCTCTGA